GATTGAAGATGCGGTGGAAATACCGGTGAATGTGAAGAACGGAATCGAAGAGGTAGacaagagcaagaaattGGGAAAAATCCTCCTCAAGGGCGATAACATAACGCTCATTACTCCGGTTGACGAATGAACGGTTTAGTATATTTACACGAAATATAGTTATAACTTTATGGTCGGATCGTTTCAAGCCTGAAGGATGGTGTCGACGtcgctcttcttctggGCTATTATCTGTGAGCTTTTCAGATCGACTTGGTCTgcaaagctcttcatttCGCCGCTTAGAAACTCTTTCACAGGTGGCAGGCCGACGTGCTCGCCGGCTCCCAGCGTGCCGAACAGCGCGTCGCCGATGCTGCTCTCGTTTCTGGACCTTATTCTGGAGGCTCCCATGCTTAGTCTTGTTCTGAGTACGTCAGAGCCTTCGTTGGCAAAGGCTTCgtcgatcttcttcagtagCTGCGCTTCGGTGACGATGAATTCATCCGAAACGTGGTACAGGTGTAGCAAGTCCTCCAGCTTCCGCTCCTTGGCCCTGAATTCCATCACTTCCCTGTTATACTTGCGCTTCATCCTGTgaagtttcttctcctcaGGGGTTCGTTGTCTCATCAACGGGCCCTCCAGTATGCCCTCCAACGTTGGAATGGTTAAATCCGACGATTTGCTCTGATTCAACAGTGATATCTCCGCTTTTCTCTCCTGTTCCAGcgcttctttcttctcttccatcAGTTTGCCCAGCGCTATCAATCTGGCTTCCTCTTGGCGGAACGCTTCCGACAGGTACTGTCTTCTCAACTCTGCCTTTCGCAATTTCGTCTGTTGCTGTGGTGTCACACTAGCTTTAATGCCTGATGGTGCTGCTGCAGTCTTCTGAATcagttcttcaacgtcCAAAAACTTCACACGACTGGGCTCCCTGTGAGAATTTTTTGGGTGGGCAACTCCCTCCGCGTAGCCTACTCCCTTAGGTCCTTTTGGCTTTGGAGCATTGACTTTCGCAACAATGGTCTCTTGTTTAGTGGTAGGATTTTTCAGTATGGATCTAGTCACCGGTAGGACACCGCTCTTGAACCCGTGCTTTGCCAGACCTTTACCCATTGAAAGCACACGAAGAATAGATCGAAATTCAGCCAATTGAGCCTCCCAGCTGCTTGATTGGATCAATCTCTCACAGTTAGTTGTAGTCTTAGGCATtatattgaaaaatttggcGAAAAGGTATACCGAATGCCAGATCACGTGCTCTAGATATTGACTAAGATAGAGATCAGGTTACTAAGAGAGTTACCGGTTCTTGGTTGGATAGGCTCATGGGACGATCCTCGTTGGAGTTGGTTATGAGGGCACATATCTCGTAGGTTCCTGGCTCGATCGGTATGAGTTCCAATGCGAGCTTGGTCTCTTTAACTGCCACGATGTGCCTGGTCAAGGTTCCGTTGTAGAGGATTCTTCGACTGCTACTTGGCAAAACCTTGGATGTGTGATGATCAAATATCATGAAGGAAAGCAGCAAGGGCTCGCTGGTTGCGTGTCTTGCAGCTGCTGGGGTAATTGTAACTCTTGCGTGCACAGATTGGTTTCTGGTGATGTTAGTTTTATCAAGTGCGAGGTCCACAAGGTAGGGCGATCGGTCCAGATAGAGGTTCTTCACCATTAGGTCGTCGAGCTTGTCCAGGAATTGTCGGAAATCCACTTCTCCAGTAATTGAAGAATCCTTGGCAAGGTGCCATCGGCATTGCAGGTGCGAGAGGATATGTTCCCTGCACCAGAACTTTTCTCTCATTTCCCGTTCCTGATCTTCGCTGAGGCCACTCTGAATGTATTGTCTGTTATTGAAGACTCTTGGAATGGGCCGGGCTCTGAACGGTACATGCTGGTGTTCAATTTTCTTGATCGGCACCACTACTCTGGTGGTATGCTCCGCTTCGATCAGGTGCTGGTGGCTGCGGAAATCCTGGAATGATAAGTCAAGACTCACGCCGTCGATCCAGGAGTTCCTTATGTCGAGCAAAAGCAGAACGTAGTCGCCAACTCGAAAATTTTGCTCGGAACGCCTTTTGTTCATCACGAACTCAACCCAATCCACCGTCTCCATCTCAGGTGCAAACAGCTCATTTAGAGGAACGATTTCTATCCCAGGTACCTCTATGCTTCTTTTCAGAGACACCTCGTAGGGTAGGCACAATGTCTTCATGTACATGTAGGATTTTTTGCTTGCATGCATGCCGTAGTTCACTATTACATCGAACCCGTCAAATTGTAGTGGAACGGACGTAGCGTCTATCTCTATTTTAACCTTCGCAACCTCATTTGGGGCCATTTTTGTAGGTGcttccaaaattttgatgCACGAGTTCTTGAGCCAttccagctgcttctcaACACCATACAAGTCGTCATACGGCAGTTTTTTCCAGTAATCAGTCTTGAATGACTTTTCGATATTGGTCAAATGTGAAAATTGCAGATAATCAATGGAACAGCTTAGAGACTTGTTTCTGAAAACAACGGAAACTATTTGCTTTGTGCCATGAAGCATCATCCAGGAATTGTCAGTGATGTTTTCTGTCCTCAAGACTTGAAGTTCTGGTTGTTGTGGCAATATCTTAATCTTGACGCGATTCCCAAGAGTCTGGTCTCCATCGAGCTTTTGATGGTCTGAAAAGCCGGTCTCCGATGGAACCATAGTAAAAGCTCTCGGTGGCAATCCCATTACAGACATCTTTAGGGAGCTGATGCTCAGCAACTCGCTCCCTGTCGGAGCCTTGAAATTCACCGGTAGATTCACTAGCCTTGTCGATTCAGGTGATACAAAAATAGGCGTCTTCAAAGTTATGTCATTTTGGTCCAGTTCTACATGCTTACCAGCTTCAGCGTCAAAATTCAGTTCCTTGATACTAATCTCAAATTTAAATGGGTTTTGAACCATGCATGATACCATGGCTCTATCTCCAACTAGAAAAGTACCCTGAACAGAATTTGAATCTGATGTCTTCGAAGCTGCTTGTACTGCCTTAAACGGGTTAAAGACCTGATGAGTGTCTAATTCAGTAACTTCACCGTCCTGCTTCTCAAAGGGCGCCATTTGCATTTCGACCGGGAACTCCGCTCCATCAACAGCTGAACCGGTATATTCCAATCGTGCAAACTTGATATCTCGCAAAAGATACGGATCCCAATATGAGTCAATGCAACCATCTGATATCAGTGGCTCAATATGATTGTTCAGCAGATTAACCTGCTCGGATTGTGTCAGAAGATGAGTGTATCTTCCAATGAGTAATAATGAGTAATGCGCAGATAGCTTTCTATCTTTAGCTCTGCTTGCTACTGCCAAACAGAGTTGTAAGCATCTCTTTTGTAAATTGAGCCACGAGATGTCCCCCTGCTCGTCTACCATAGCTTCCAAAGCTAAAGAACTTTTTATGCCGTACAGCTGGGCCATATTTTCCAGGTGTGCTCGATAATCCGGAGTCAGGAGTATGTCATCAGTATTCGACACGATTGCGACTAGAAGCAGTCGGAGCACAAAGGCTCTTTTCCTTTCAAATCCCAGCGAACGGTATACTTTCGCTAGATGCATGTATATATCACATTGGGACTCAACGTCCATTTCCTTCAGTTGTAGGTCAAAAAGTCTATTGGCAAAGAAATAGACCTCGTGGCTGGTAAATGCAGGCTCAAGAGTTGAGCAATCGAACTTTGCTGGCTGAGGCAATGTGCCGTCTATAATCAGTCGCAAGTCATCTGAAGATAACCCAGCGCTTGATCGACAGCATACCATGAAAGACAACGTCTTCAGGAGAATCTCCGAATAAACCATTTGCGGTGCATAATCACTAGTATGCGATAAACTTAGTTCATAATAATACATTATCTTCTCAGAAATTGACTTGATAAGTTTCGGCAGATTGGCAGATTCGACATCAATAGCCGCTGCCGATGATAAAGAACTGGAGGATCCTCGAGGGGATCTCATTGGCGTGTGAGAGACACTATTTCTAGGCGAATCGGTTTCCGATATAGCGTTTGATGCTTGATGTGGACAAAGAACGTTGATGATGGAAGGTATTTGGAAGGAGATCTGTAGATAAGACAAGAGCAAAAAACAGATAGCAATACCGTCAAGTGCAGATCCAAGCCACAAATGATCTCGTACTTTATGCAGCAGCGTGATTGCCTCGCCGAAGCTCGCGAGGGCATCAGTGTACCTTCCCGCCAGCAATTGAAAGTTGCCTAGAATCTTGAGCTGCCTACCCCTCGACCGATTCTGGGATCTATTCTCAGTTGTCGTTAGAGACTTGGCTAGTTTCAGCGACGCGGATCGTTTGATACCATTCGTTGCAATTTCAATCGATGACAATCTCTTGGAAGCATTCGCAGAAGTCGCGGTAGCGGCATTCAACGCTGCGATCTGTCTTGTCAGAGAGGTCTTCAACACAGCATTCCCGCCGATTGCCCCAGGCGAACGCAGTGTGACATGTTTGTAGGAAGAATAATAATGGTTCAATGCCAGCAGAAAATTCTTACCAATATCACATAGGGTTGTCTCTAGCTTGTCCTCGAGCTTTGGACCGCAGTGGAACACATTAGAGTTTTCTGTCGAGATCGCGTCTTTCGATACTACGATCAAGTTGTGCGATATTACCGTAGGATACCGCTCCTTCAGCTTTGCCAAATCAGACTCAAGATCACCGTGTTCATTCACCAGGCCAATCACCACAAAGATCTTCCTGAATGGCTCAAAATCATACAGAAACAGGTTCAAAGAGTCGTTGTATCCCGAACTGCTAAACGTGAAGAACAGTCTGCCGCTTGGAAACCCCTGAGGAGTGAACAAAGAGCTCTCTATCGGAGTGATATCCAGAAGTCTGATCTCGCTGAATCTCTGCAGCTTAGCCACTGCCCCAAGAAACTCTTCACGTCTCCATTTGCCGACTGGGACGACCAGAGTCCGGATCTTAGAAGGATCCACAAAGCTCGCACAGCCGACATGTAATTTCATTCCAGCTTTCGCCCAGCGACTGACCACCTAGCAGCAAGTAGAGACAACCACTGTAGACCTTCCAAAGCGCTCAGATCAACTGCTCAGTGACCGAAAGTCCtccagcttcaagctgaatCTCTTAGATATTTCATAGGCGTTAGCGAAGGTCACTATGTACGGAGCCCTCAGTATTAAGAAACTCCAAAGGATTCAAGACCATCAAAATTTGCCACCTTTAAAGAGCATATCATAGAGAGGGACTGGTGCGAGTTGGCGGATCAATTGGTGAAATGGCGGGTCTTTCATTCGATAACTACCAGAGAAACAACTTCCTAACATCGAAATCGTACTCCCAACCCAAGGCGACGTCGACTGGTACGACAATTGTTGGTGTGAAATTTAACAATGGAGTGGTAATTGCCGCAGATACAAGGTCTACTCAGGGTCCTATTGTGGCTGATAAGAACTGTGCCAAGTTGCATCGTATCGCTCCGCGTATATGGTGTGCTGGAGCTGGTACTGCGGCAGACACGGAGGCAGTGACTCAACTGATTGGATCTAATTTAGAGCTACATTCGCTTTACGTCAACAGGCAGCCCCGTGTGGTGTCTGCTATGCAAATGCTGAAGCAGCATCTTTTCAAGTACCAGGGTCACATCGGGGCGTACCTGATTGTGGCCGGTGTGGACCCCACGGGCGCCCATCTGTTTTCTATTCATGCACATGGCTCTACGGATGTTGGCTACTATCTGTCGCTGGGATCCGGTTCTTTGGCCGCGATGGCGGTCCTCGAGTCGAAGTGGAAACAAGACCTTACTAAGGAGGAGGCGATCAAGCTTGCGTCAGACGCTATTGAGGCCGGTATATGGAACGATCTGGGCTCTGGTTCTAACGTGGATGTCTGTGTGATGGAGATCGGCAAGGATGCAGAGTATCTGAGGAACCATCTGACTCCAAACGTCAGAGAACCAAAACAGCAAAGCTATAAATTCGCCAGGGGCACCACAGCAACGCTCAGGGAAAGCATTGTGAAGATCTGtgacattgaagaagaaacgGTAGATATCGTGGGATAGAATTGCGTACGTACTTAACTCTAGCATAACAGAATACTCGGTTCGAGAAAATCTAGGGCCCAGAGCCtacttcttcgacaaggCAGCGGCGGTAGCCTCCACGATGGCAACGTGCTCAGCTTCGTGAACCCTTTTTTCGTACTCTTCCAGCGTCTCTTTTCCTGGGATGATCTCTAACTCCTTGATGAGCAATGGCTCGCCTCTATCCACCTCTTCAATCACATAATGAACCATACAGCCGGCCTTCAGTGGCTTGCCCTCGTCTTCGGCCTTCTTCCAGGCCATTTCGATGGCATGAGTGGTCCCGTCGAACGCCCCGGGTAGCGCTGGGTGTAGATTGATGATTGGTACAGTATTGGTACGGGACAAAAACTCAGGACCCAGTATCAATAGCCAGCCGGCACATACCACCAGATCGGGTTCATCGGAGAGTACCAGCTCTGCCAAATCTTTTTCGAAACGGACCCTGGCTTCAGCACGCTTTTCTTTGTTATCCTGTGGGATATCTCTAGTGTATGGATACAGCGATTGAACCTTAGTAGGAATATTCGCCGCAGCAGCTCTCGTTAGACCGTATGCCTTTTTACTCGACGATATGACCGACACTATCTCAGCATTGCCCAATTTACCCTCTGATTGCGCATCAATTAAAGCTTGCAAATTGGATCCAGATCCAGAAATCAGGACGGTTATTCTCGACTTGGTCATAATTACACCTGAAACGCGATCAATGACTGCGTACTAGTTTTCCAATACATCTTTCAGTGCCCATTATCGGATTAAAAGGTagagctcatcgctcatTTTTTTTCGATTTTCCAGCGTCAGTAATTACAGGCGACAGAAAGAACCTGAAACCTAAGATCGAAATATTATAGCCATCAGCAAATGCTTGGGCTAGCTGACGAATCGACGATTAAGCCTTtataatttttcagctttaAGAGAGAAAATCTAGCCTAAAAAATGCCTACTTCAACCGTCTCGATAGCTATGCATTATCattttgaagctcaaaaaaTGTAATTTTTTGCAGACAAACCTGAATTCAGAATCTGATGGACAGGAAGGCTCACTGGAGGCTAGAAATAATATGAAAGACCTTTTAAATGatgattctttgaagagaccGAACTTCACCAAATCCGGGTAATGGCCTGAATTTACCGAACTTTGCTGGAATCGGTTATTATGATGACATAGACTGTTATTTGGCAGCTGTTGCCATAGTAAAGCCTCCTGTAAGGGTTGCCGATCCGGTATTGCTGCTAGAAGAACTTAGCTATTCGTCAGGCAAACTTCCAGGTGCTTCCTCCGGTGCTAGAGACGAAGATGACGCCTAATGCGGCAGCTGGGATGGGCAGAGGTTTACATCAAGAGATACAAGAGGTCACTGCACAGATGGAAATGCTGAAGGTTCCAGAACTTAAAGCTATCTGTCGGTCGATGTCTCAGCCGATTGCAGGACGAAAGGCGGATTTGCAAGACCGCATAAGAAcctttttgaaagattcaTGCACTATAGGGAACTTAGATCCATGGAGACCCAAAGCAGTGCGAATATTGattgaaaagttgaaaTTGGGAGAGACTCTACCCAAATATGAGGATCTTTGGAAAACGCTGAGGACGGGTGCGTATTATCATCCAGTGGCTACGGGCCATCAGCCCGTGAGCTCTTTAGAGCAGCCGTCTAGGACGGCTGGAGCACCGTCTCAGGTGGGACATGGATACGCAGCATGGCCCAGCGAGGTAGCGAGATCAGAAGCTCCCaaagctgcagcagctAAACGCCCATGTCTCTATTTCAAACCGACGCCATTCTACAAGTTGATCAAACTGATACCAGAGACAGCTCAGAAGATCAATATTACTTCGGTTAGAGGCGCTTGCATCGCCAAATTTAAACTATCGAAGGCAGATTGGACGATGCTTGAATCTGATAAGAAGTATAGACTATATCTACTATGTGGAGCATACGGAAATGCTCCTTCCGCCGCTGGCGAGTACATTCAATTCCCGCATCCCAATGAGATAAGATTCAACAATGTACAAGTAAAGGACAACGTACGAGGTTTGAAGAATAAACTTGGTACTGCGAAGCCAGCCGATTTGACCCCATATCTGAGGCCGTATCCACAACAGAACATACTGGAAGTTGTGTACGCGTTCACCAAGAACGAATACTGCATATATTGCTATATCGTGGAGGTGGTGACACCAGAGCATCTGCTCGAGGAAGTACTTAAAAGGCCGAAAATAATAAAAGCGGCAACATTGAATTATATCAAGAAATGTTTGAGCGAAGAGGAGGACGATCTGATAACTACTTCGACAGTAATGACTTTGCAATGTCCCGTTTCCTATACACGAATGCGATACCCGGTAAAATCTATCATGTGCAACCATTTGCAATGCTATGATGCTCTTTGGTATATATACTCACAGTTGCAAGTTCCAACTTGGCAATGCCCCGTTTGTCAGATTGATATAAAATTGAGTGATTTGGCCATTTGTGAGTATGTCGATGAGATTTTAAAGAATTCTAATGAAGATGTCGAGCAGGTAGAACTGTCGACGGACGGCTCATGGAGGCCATTGGAGGAAGAGTCGAATAAACCAAAAGAATCATCAAAAGCAGCAGACACAGTTGTAAAAAAGGAATTTAGCGAAGACAGTGACGAGAATGATGTGCCCTTGTCAAAGCTTGTGGGAAATAACTCGATGACGGGAACTCCTGCCAACGAACCGGTAGTTATATCACTTGATAGTGATACTGAAGAGAATACGAATCATGAAACAGAACAAAATGCCAACAAAGCCACTGTACAAAATACACATAATACCAACTCAATACCGTCTGGCGGTTGGTATATGGACCATGCACCCAGTATCTCTGGTCCCACTTTAGATCCCAGAGCACATGGAACTAATACACCAACGGTTCCTCGGCAGATGATGGAAGCGAATGAGAACAGTCTCTCATTTGTAAACCGCACCCAACAAATACCCAACATACTCGGAAAAACTCCACTCAATAATGGTGAGCTACATCAGGAGGCCTCTTTACCCGAACCTGCATCACCCACTCCCATTTCAAGCAATAGGGGACAGCAAACTCCTGCCCTCTCAGCAAGCGAGAGTCCTATGGGTCTCGAAGAATGCAATCCTCAGATATCTGGCGCGGATGAACTGGCTGCATCGCCGCCTAGTCTTCGACGACCATCCAACCCACAAACGACGTCGATACTAGGGCTGACCGGACAGGTAATGAGACCGCCAGAGATCCGAGGTTCCATACCGCCTTTGACGAATAATAATGGCGATTCGAGGCCTGCAAACGGGAGTCTGCACAATGGACTCGAATACAATAATCTCATTAACGGAAATGAAAATGCGGCTGAAGTTCCTCAACTTCCACCCTTGCCCTCACGGCCTCTCGCCTCTAACATAGGCAATGCAAGATTAGACAGTCCTGTGCAGGGGAGCGGTCCATTAGCAAGTCCGACCGGCGGCCCACTTCCTCCGGCGCACCCAAGAGGCAGAAGGCCCATCGTATCGCCATTCATACCGAAAAAACCGTATCTGAACCTTTTACCCCAGAAAAGACATATAGCAAACACCTCACCTCCTTCTCCCAACAGTTTTGGTGCTGAACCACACGCGCTGGGTACCTCAGCATCTGAAGGGTTGATGCGATCGGACGATGTCATAGACTTGACATCAGATTAGCCAATTATCCACAGCCCTACCCGGGTACATACATAGTAGTGATAAATAGGTTATTTAATGAAAGGGATTCGAACCGGAACGCCATTCCGGTAACGCACGTAGTCATTCCCAAAGAATTCGATCAGATACGACTCTTCCGACGCAATCCGAGCACTGAAGAACCTCCATAACACGATGGCAAACAGCACAAAGGAAACCGGGTTCAACAGCACCATCTGAGTGCCCAGCGCCCACCAGAAGAACCCAAAATAACTTGGATGTCTCAGCCAGCGGTAGATACCATGCTTCACCAGAATATGATCTTCTCGtctctccttctccagGACATGTGAGAATGAACTGCTTGCCGTAACCATGGCCCACGATCTGGCCGCCTGACCGCCTAAAATGAAGACGTATCCCAAAACAACCACGAC
Above is a genomic segment from Torulaspora globosa chromosome 1, complete sequence containing:
- the ADE8 gene encoding phosphoribosylglycinamide formyltransferase (ancestral locus Anc_5.508) produces the protein MTKSRITVLISGSGSNLQALIDAQSEGKLGNAEIVSVISSSKKAYGLTRAAAANIPTKVQSLYPYTRDIPQDNKEKRAEARVRFEKDLAELVLSDEPDLVVCAGWLLILGPEFLSRTNTVPIINLHPALPGAFDGTTHAIEMAWKKAEDEGKPLKAGCMVHYVIEEVDRGEPLLIKELEIIPGKETLEEYEKRVHEAEHVAIVEATAAALSKK
- the SIZ1 gene encoding SUMO ligase SIZ1 (ancestral locus Anc_5.509) yields the protein MTPNAAAGMGRGLHQEIQEVTAQMEMLKVPELKAICRSMSQPIAGRKADLQDRIRTFLKDSCTIGNLDPWRPKAVRILIEKLKLGETLPKYEDLWKTLRTGAYYHPVATGHQPVSSLEQPSRTAGAPSQVGHGYAAWPSEVARSEAPKAAAAKRPCLYFKPTPFYKLIKLIPETAQKINITSVRGACIAKFKLSKADWTMLESDKKYRLYLLCGAYGNAPSAAGEYIQFPHPNEIRFNNVQVKDNVRGLKNKLGTAKPADLTPYLRPYPQQNILEVVYAFTKNEYCIYCYIVEVVTPEHLLEEVLKRPKIIKAATLNYIKKCLSEEEDDLITTSTVMTLQCPVSYTRMRYPVKSIMCNHLQCYDALWYIYSQLQVPTWQCPVCQIDIKLSDLAICEYVDEILKNSNEDVEQVELSTDGSWRPLEEESNKPKESSKAADTVVKKEFSEDSDENDVPLSKLVGNNSMTGTPANEPVVISLDSDTEENTNHETEQNANKATVQNTHNTNSIPSGGWYMDHAPSISGPTLDPRAHGTNTPTVPRQMMEANENSLSFVNRTQQIPNILGKTPLNNGELHQEASLPEPASPTPISSNRGQQTPALSASESPMGLEECNPQISGADELAASPPSLRRPSNPQTTSILGLTGQVMRPPEIRGSIPPLTNNNGDSRPANGSLHNGLEYNNLINGNENAAEVPQLPPLPSRPLASNIGNARLDSPVQGSGPLASPTGGPLPPAHPRGRRPIVSPFIPKKPYLNLLPQKRHIANTSPPSPNSFGAEPHALGTSASEGLMRSDDVIDLTSD
- the TRS120 gene encoding TRAPPII-specific subunit TRS120 (ancestral locus Anc_5.506), whose product is MKLHVGCASFVDPSKIRTLVVPVGKWRREEFLGAVAKLQRFSEIRLLDITPIESSLFTPQGFPSGRLFFTFSSSGYNDSLNLFLYDFEPFRKIFVVIGLVNEHGDLESDLAKLKERYPTVISHNLIVVSKDAISTENSNVFHCGPKLEDKLETTLCDIGKNFLLALNHYYSSYKHVTLRSPGAIGGNAVLKTSLTRQIAALNAATATSANASKRLSSIEIATNGIKRSASLKLAKSLTTTENRSQNRSRGRQLKILGNFQLLAGRYTDALASFGEAITLLHKVRDHLWLGSALDGIAICFLLLSYLQISFQIPSIINVLCPHQASNAISETDSPRNSVSHTPMRSPRGSSSSLSSAAAIDVESANLPKLIKSISEKIMYYYELSLSHTSDYAPQMVYSEILLKTLSFMVCCRSSAGLSSDDLRLIIDGTLPQPAKFDCSTLEPAFTSHEVYFFANRLFDLQLKEMDVESQCDIYMHLAKVYRSLGFERKRAFVLRLLLVAIVSNTDDILLTPDYRAHLENMAQLYGIKSSLALEAMVDEQGDISWLNLQKRCLQLCLAVASRAKDRKLSAHYSLLLIGRYTHLLTQSEQVNLLNNHIEPLISDGCIDSYWDPYLLRDIKFARLEYTGSAVDGAEFPVEMQMAPFEKQDGEVTELDTHQVFNPFKAVQAASKTSDSNSVQGTFLVGDRAMVSCMVQNPFKFEISIKELNFDAEAGKHVELDQNDITLKTPIFVSPESTRLVNLPVNFKAPTGSELLSISSLKMSVMGLPPRAFTMVPSETGFSDHQKLDGDQTLGNRVKIKILPQQPELQVLRTENITDNSWMMLHGTKQIVSVVFRNKSLSCSIDYLQFSHLTNIEKSFKTDYWKKLPYDDLYGVEKQLEWLKNSCIKILEAPTKMAPNEVAKVKIEIDATSVPLQFDGFDVIVNYGMHASKKSYMYMKTLCLPYEVSLKRSIEVPGIEIVPLNELFAPEMETVDWVEFVMNKRRSEQNFRVGDYVLLLLDIRNSWIDGVSLDLSFQDFRSHQHLIEAEHTTRVVVPIKKIEHQHVPFRARPIPRVFNNRQYIQSGLSEDQEREMREKFWCREHILSHLQCRWHLAKDSSITGEVDFRQFLDKLDDLMVKNLYLDRSPYLVDLALDKTNITRNQSVHARVTITPAAARHATSEPLLLSFMIFDHHTSKVLPSSSRRILYNGTLTRHIVAVKETKLALELIPIEPGTYEICALITNSNEDRPMSLSNQEPVTLLVT
- the PUP1 gene encoding proteasome core particle subunit beta 2 (ancestral locus Anc_5.507), whose protein sequence is MAGLSFDNYQRNNFLTSKSYSQPKATSTGTTIVGVKFNNGVVIAADTRSTQGPIVADKNCAKLHRIAPRIWCAGAGTAADTEAVTQLIGSNLELHSLYVNRQPRVVSAMQMLKQHLFKYQGHIGAYLIVAGVDPTGAHLFSIHAHGSTDVGYYLSLGSGSLAAMAVLESKWKQDLTKEEAIKLASDAIEAGIWNDLGSGSNVDVCVMEIGKDAEYLRNHLTPNVREPKQQSYKFARGTTATLRESIVKICDIEEETVDIVG
- the STE14 gene encoding protein-S-isoprenylcysteine carboxyl O-methyltransferase (ancestral locus Anc_5.510), which codes for MVEQNGRRVAGTSTGYADIRKNPLYEVSRTAFGLGVVLGIFLGSLALVRLKNFHLYIVFLCLFHFLEYYITARYNPTKVNVDSFLLNNGVEYIACHTLAILETLIEYVYAPGFKTGRDSRVASVVVVLGYVFILGGQAARSWAMVTASSSFSHVLEKERREDHILVKHGIYRWLRHPSYFGFFWWALGTQMVLLNPVSFVLFAIVLWRFFSARIASEESYLIEFFGNDYVRYRNGVPVRIPFIK
- the SME1 gene encoding mRNA splicing protein SME1 (ancestral locus Anc_5.504) yields the protein MVPPINCIFGYLQQQTVVTIWLYEQVGIRMRGKISGFDEFMNIVIEDAVEIPVNVKNGIEEVDKSKKLGKILLKGDNITLITPVDE
- the PET123 gene encoding mitochondrial 37S ribosomal protein mS26 PET123 (ancestral locus Anc_5.505) codes for the protein MPKTTTNCERLIQSSSWEAQLAEFRSILRVLSMGKGLAKHGFKSGVLPVTRSILKNPTTKQETIVAKVNAPKPKGPKGVGYAEGVAHPKNSHREPSRVKFLDVEELIQKTAAAPSGIKASVTPQQQTKLRKAELRRQYLSEAFRQEEARLIALGKLMEEKKEALEQERKAEISLLNQSKSSDLTIPTLEGILEGPLMRQRTPEEKKLHRMKRKYNREVMEFRAKERKLEDLLHLYHVSDEFIVTEAQLLKKIDEAFANEGSDVLRTRLSMGASRIRSRNESSIGDALFGTLGAGEHVGLPPVKEFLSGEMKSFADQVDLKSSQIIAQKKSDVDTILQA